The following are encoded together in the Arcticibacterium luteifluviistationis genome:
- a CDS encoding phytanoyl-CoA dioxygenase family protein, translated as MLTARQLNAYQDDGYLVLKGFFSKDEVDLLYQAATDDSVVSKAYDLNDQTGKKTKLTLWFTPGDDTFGLMSRSERVVNAAKSLLGEGDLCHFHSKVMQKEPRVGGAWEWHQDYGYWYKNGFLFPEAMISMMVAITDANKENGCLQVLKGTHKMQRIEHHFAGEQQGADEAFVKEAEKISELVYCELKAGDVLFFHPNTLHRSAANLSDNARWSIISAYNLSYNKPFIEKHTSCITPVSMVKDSLMLEKGLRTLADSDFLNKEEEITLK; from the coding sequence ATGCTTACAGCCCGACAGTTAAATGCTTACCAAGATGATGGCTATCTTGTTTTGAAAGGATTCTTTTCAAAAGATGAAGTTGATTTATTGTATCAAGCTGCTACGGATGATTCGGTAGTTTCTAAGGCTTATGATTTGAATGACCAAACCGGTAAGAAGACTAAACTCACACTTTGGTTTACTCCTGGTGATGACACTTTTGGTTTGATGTCTCGCAGTGAGCGAGTGGTTAATGCTGCCAAATCGTTATTAGGAGAGGGGGATCTTTGTCATTTTCATTCCAAAGTAATGCAAAAAGAGCCACGAGTAGGAGGAGCATGGGAGTGGCATCAAGATTATGGTTATTGGTATAAAAATGGATTTCTTTTTCCGGAGGCTATGATATCAATGATGGTGGCTATAACCGATGCCAATAAAGAGAATGGTTGCTTACAAGTATTAAAAGGCACTCATAAAATGCAACGGATTGAGCATCATTTTGCTGGAGAGCAACAGGGGGCGGATGAAGCCTTTGTAAAGGAGGCCGAAAAGATATCGGAGCTCGTTTACTGTGAATTAAAAGCAGGAGATGTGCTGTTTTTTCACCCAAATACCCTTCATCGGTCGGCGGCAAACTTGTCTGATAATGCTAGATGGTCTATAATTTCTGCTTATAATTTGTCTTATAATAAACCGTTTATAGAAAAGCATACTTCATGTATTACGCCAGTTTCTATGGTAAAAGATTCATTGATGTTAGAAAAAGGTCTTAGAACTTTAGCCGATTCTGATTTTCTAAATAAAGAGGAAGAGATTACTTTAAAGTGA
- a CDS encoding DMT family transporter has translation MQSSTRFYILGIIFAAVWSSASVAAKIGLKTVQPLVLYQGRFTLAAVCMLLLIYLIQGKRLPKGKEWRQLALFGFMNVTLALGFFVYGIREVAAGIGALQVGLNPLVITVLAAIIARKKIPVKGVVALFLGILGVAICVYPLLLESYATPKGLIFLGMGTLSYSAAAVYYSGIEWKIDKLTINGWQSFFGALFLFPATFLAYDGSSVFNEYFFYPVIWLAIPLSVAGVYLWLWLLSKDTVRASFFLFLCPPFGLLYAYFILDEPFTLYTLIGLVIVMGAIYLGRVKAS, from the coding sequence ATGCAATCTTCTACTAGGTTTTATATTCTTGGGATAATATTTGCCGCAGTGTGGTCTTCTGCTTCGGTAGCAGCCAAAATAGGTTTAAAAACAGTACAGCCATTGGTCTTGTATCAAGGTCGATTTACTTTGGCAGCAGTATGTATGCTGCTTTTAATCTATTTAATACAGGGGAAGCGATTGCCGAAAGGTAAGGAGTGGAGGCAGTTAGCACTTTTTGGTTTTATGAACGTCACTTTAGCCCTCGGTTTTTTTGTGTATGGAATTAGAGAAGTAGCCGCTGGAATTGGAGCACTACAAGTTGGTCTAAATCCTTTAGTGATAACTGTTTTAGCGGCAATAATAGCTCGTAAGAAGATTCCGGTTAAAGGCGTAGTTGCACTTTTCTTGGGTATTTTAGGTGTAGCTATATGTGTGTATCCACTGCTTCTAGAGAGTTATGCCACGCCTAAGGGTTTGATCTTTCTAGGAATGGGTACTTTGTCGTATTCTGCAGCAGCCGTTTACTACAGTGGGATAGAATGGAAAATAGATAAACTTACTATTAATGGGTGGCAGTCTTTCTTTGGAGCTTTATTTCTTTTTCCAGCTACTTTTTTAGCTTATGATGGAAGTAGTGTCTTTAATGAGTATTTCTTTTACCCCGTAATATGGCTTGCAATACCACTTTCCGTAGCTGGTGTTTATTTGTGGCTTTGGTTGCTGTCAAAGGATACGGTAAGAGCCTCTTTTTTCCTTTTCTTATGCCCTCCTTTTGGTTTGTTATACGCTTATTTTATATTAGACGAGCCTTTTACTTTGTATACTTTAATTGGCTTAGTTATAGTGATGGGAGCTATTTACTTAGGAAGGGTTAAGGCTAGCTGA
- a CDS encoding Nif3-like dinuclear metal center hexameric protein, which produces MQIKELVDYLEAIAPLDYQESYDNSGLIVGDKSQKITNVLVCLDSTEDVIDEAIEKNCNLIIAHHPIIFKGLKKLTGKNYIERTIIKAIKNDIAIYACHTNLDNITGGVSFKMAEKLQLKNVKILAPKKELLLKLTVFVPKENTGQLLDALYAAGAGEIGNYSNCSFRTIGKGTFKANDMANPVIGKRGVYEEVEESRIEVIFPKQLKRKVLKAMKAGHPYEEVSYFLHELENELQLVGSGAIGTLEEPVPVKEFMSYLKTNMALSVIKHTDSLQNDIQTVALCGGSGGFLLKNAIAAKADIFITSDYKYHEYFDADKKIVIADIGHYESEQFTKELIRDEILKKFANFATYLSQVKTNPINYFY; this is translated from the coding sequence ATGCAGATAAAAGAACTTGTTGATTATTTGGAAGCAATTGCTCCATTAGACTATCAAGAATCCTATGATAACTCTGGTTTAATAGTAGGTGATAAGAGTCAAAAGATCACAAATGTTTTAGTTTGCTTAGACTCAACAGAAGATGTAATTGACGAAGCAATTGAAAAAAACTGCAACCTTATCATTGCTCACCATCCCATCATCTTTAAAGGCTTAAAAAAACTTACTGGAAAAAATTATATAGAGCGAACTATCATCAAGGCCATTAAAAATGACATCGCTATTTATGCTTGCCATACTAACCTAGATAATATTACCGGTGGGGTTAGTTTTAAAATGGCAGAGAAATTACAACTTAAAAACGTAAAAATCTTAGCCCCTAAGAAAGAATTATTGCTCAAATTGACAGTCTTTGTTCCTAAAGAAAACACAGGTCAACTTTTGGACGCACTATATGCTGCCGGAGCAGGAGAAATTGGGAACTACTCTAACTGCAGCTTTAGAACTATTGGCAAAGGCACGTTTAAAGCCAACGACATGGCAAACCCAGTCATTGGGAAAAGAGGAGTGTACGAAGAAGTAGAGGAAAGCCGAATTGAAGTTATTTTCCCTAAACAGCTTAAGCGTAAAGTTCTTAAAGCTATGAAGGCAGGACATCCTTATGAAGAGGTTTCTTACTTTCTCCATGAATTGGAAAACGAATTACAACTGGTAGGATCGGGGGCAATAGGAACGCTTGAAGAACCTGTTCCAGTCAAAGAGTTTATGAGCTACCTAAAAACAAATATGGCTCTATCTGTCATTAAACATACAGATTCCCTCCAAAACGATATTCAAACCGTAGCTCTGTGTGGCGGTTCTGGAGGTTTTCTTCTAAAAAATGCCATAGCCGCCAAGGCTGACATTTTTATCACATCTGACTATAAATATCATGAGTACTTCGATGCTGATAAGAAAATTGTGATTGCAGACATTGGACACTATGAAAGTGAACAGTTTACAAAAGAATTAATTAGGGATGAAATATTGAAAAAATTCGCTAATTTTGCGACCTATTTATCGCAGGTGAAAACCAATCCGATAAATTATTTTTATTAA
- a CDS encoding cupin domain-containing protein, with protein MKVIGLSILFSLFSIMSNAQLSEVKSGVYKWSELPVKKGVQREGRKIMEGSSPHFSFLEVHATTQEKGAKPALPHTQDDIEEILIVKEGLMKMTMDGESQILPAGSAILIPPLVEQSLQNVGDGPLTYYVFMFKSKANTDIERSEKAGGAMFINSESLVFKPSKKGGRLDYLERPTAMCKNLEMHVTKLDGKGPSHAPHTHIDSEMVLVIEGETEMSIAGQTYSGKAGDLYLIKSNEHHGISNVGETPCRYLSFRWY; from the coding sequence ATGAAAGTTATAGGTCTATCTATTCTTTTCAGTCTTTTTTCCATTATGAGTAATGCACAGTTAAGTGAAGTGAAGTCAGGCGTATACAAATGGTCGGAATTGCCCGTGAAAAAAGGGGTTCAAAGGGAAGGTAGAAAAATAATGGAGGGAAGTTCTCCGCATTTCTCTTTTTTAGAAGTGCATGCTACTACCCAAGAGAAGGGGGCGAAGCCAGCTCTTCCTCATACGCAAGATGACATTGAGGAAATTTTGATAGTAAAAGAAGGACTAATGAAAATGACAATGGATGGAGAGAGTCAGATTTTACCTGCTGGAAGTGCTATCTTAATTCCACCTTTGGTAGAGCAGTCGCTCCAAAACGTAGGAGATGGTCCTTTGACCTATTACGTTTTTATGTTTAAGTCAAAAGCTAATACAGATATTGAACGAAGTGAAAAGGCTGGTGGTGCGATGTTTATCAATTCAGAAAGTTTAGTATTCAAACCAAGTAAAAAGGGTGGGAGACTGGATTACTTAGAAAGGCCTACTGCGATGTGTAAAAATCTTGAAATGCACGTTACCAAGCTTGACGGAAAAGGACCAAGTCACGCTCCTCATACTCACATTGACTCTGAGATGGTTTTGGTTATTGAAGGTGAAACCGAAATGAGCATAGCAGGTCAAACTTATTCAGGAAAAGCAGGTGATTTGTATTTGATAAAATCAAATGAACATCACGGTATTAGTAATGTTGGAGAAACGCCATGCCGTTATTTATCTTTCCGATGGTATTGA
- the metK gene encoding methionine adenosyltransferase, which yields MPYLFTSESVSEGHPDKVADQISDALIDHFLAFDPNSKVACETLVTTGQVVLAGEVNTNTYLDVQSIARQVINKIGYTKAEYMFEGNSCGVISAIHEQSSEINQGVDRKVVGNFEDMANAQGAGDQGMMFGYATSETDNYMPLALDLSHKILLELAEVRREEDTIKYLRPDAKSQVTIEYSDDNQPIRIDTIVVSTQHDDFDEDESMLKKIKEDIIKYVIPRVKAKLKPSLQALFNDDILYHINPTGKFVIGGPHGDTGLTGRKIIVDTYGGKGAHGGGAFSGKDPSKVDRSAAYATRHIAKNLVAAGVAKEVLVQVSYAIGVAKPCGVFLDTYGTATVKDADGKVLNDGQIAREVEKIFDLRPYAIEQRLKLRNPIYSETAAYGHMGREPKMVTKVFENAGQRAEVEVELFTWEKLDYVDKVKAAFNL from the coding sequence ATGCCTTATTTATTTACTTCTGAATCCGTTTCAGAAGGCCACCCAGATAAAGTAGCAGACCAAATTTCGGATGCTTTAATTGATCATTTCTTAGCTTTTGACCCAAATTCAAAGGTAGCTTGTGAAACTCTAGTAACTACTGGACAAGTAGTGTTAGCTGGAGAAGTTAATACTAATACTTATTTAGACGTTCAGTCTATTGCTAGACAGGTAATTAATAAAATAGGCTATACCAAAGCTGAATACATGTTTGAAGGTAACTCTTGTGGAGTTATTTCGGCTATTCATGAGCAGTCTTCTGAAATTAATCAAGGTGTAGATAGAAAAGTTGTTGGTAATTTTGAGGATATGGCTAATGCTCAGGGTGCTGGTGACCAGGGAATGATGTTTGGTTACGCTACCAGCGAGACAGATAATTATATGCCTTTAGCTTTAGATTTATCGCATAAAATTCTTTTGGAATTAGCCGAGGTTAGAAGAGAAGAAGATACTATCAAATACTTAAGACCGGATGCTAAATCTCAGGTTACCATTGAGTACTCTGATGACAATCAGCCTATCAGAATTGATACAATTGTTGTTTCTACACAGCATGATGATTTTGATGAAGACGAGTCAATGCTTAAAAAAATCAAGGAAGATATTATTAAATATGTGATTCCTAGAGTTAAGGCTAAATTAAAGCCTAGTCTTCAAGCTTTATTTAATGATGACATTCTTTACCACATTAATCCTACTGGGAAGTTTGTAATTGGTGGTCCTCACGGAGATACTGGTTTAACGGGTAGAAAAATTATAGTAGATACTTACGGCGGAAAGGGAGCCCACGGTGGTGGAGCTTTCTCAGGAAAGGATCCTTCTAAAGTAGATAGGTCTGCCGCATATGCTACACGTCATATTGCTAAAAACTTGGTAGCAGCTGGAGTTGCAAAAGAGGTCTTGGTGCAGGTTTCTTATGCTATTGGAGTGGCTAAGCCATGTGGAGTGTTCTTAGATACTTATGGTACTGCAACTGTTAAAGATGCAGACGGAAAAGTATTGAACGATGGTCAAATAGCTAGAGAAGTTGAAAAGATATTTGACTTAAGGCCGTATGCTATTGAGCAGAGATTAAAGCTTAGAAATCCAATATATTCTGAAACCGCTGCCTATGGTCACATGGGGCGTGAGCCAAAGATGGTAACAAAGGTTTTTGAAAATGCAGGTCAAAGAGCGGAAGTAGAAGTAGAATTATTTACATGGGAGAAGCTTGATTACGTAGATAAGGTAAAAGCAGCCTTTAATTTATAA
- a CDS encoding YdcF family protein → MTKYAIALITLLLYSCTISQKKSQKLFNVSKEKTYDVVVVPGIPHNGEKWERVLRWRVYWGKYLYDLGIAKNIMFSGGAVYTPYYEAEIMALYAKELGMPEDAILTETKAEHSTENIYYGYKKAKQLGFESIALASDPFQTKMLKKFIKKKVDPSVDLIPFVFDSLSKLEPLMIDPEIEDTLAYKENFVSITERESFRKRFRGTQGKNLNDTYYSE, encoded by the coding sequence ATGACTAAATACGCAATTGCTCTAATAACTTTACTGCTTTATAGCTGTACCATTTCCCAGAAGAAAAGCCAAAAGCTTTTCAACGTATCTAAAGAAAAAACGTATGATGTGGTGGTGGTACCCGGCATACCGCATAATGGAGAAAAGTGGGAAAGAGTTCTTCGTTGGAGAGTTTATTGGGGAAAATATCTGTACGATTTAGGGATAGCAAAAAATATTATGTTTTCAGGCGGTGCTGTATATACGCCATATTACGAAGCTGAAATAATGGCCCTGTATGCGAAAGAATTAGGAATGCCAGAAGATGCTATTTTGACAGAAACCAAAGCTGAACATAGCACCGAGAATATTTACTATGGATACAAAAAGGCGAAACAATTAGGCTTTGAAAGTATAGCATTGGCTTCTGACCCATTCCAAACTAAAATGCTAAAAAAATTCATCAAGAAAAAGGTAGACCCCTCAGTAGACCTAATTCCTTTTGTATTTGATAGCTTGTCTAAACTAGAGCCACTAATGATAGACCCAGAAATTGAAGACACCTTGGCCTATAAAGAAAATTTTGTTTCTATTACAGAAAGAGAATCTTTCCGAAAAAGGTTTAGAGGGACACAAGGTAAAAACTTAAATGATACATATTATTCAGAATAA
- a CDS encoding DUF6807 domain-containing protein: MRKMNKAGALGLGLAAILFSMSSCASSSSTEDSTATEKERIELVRQDGEKKVDVMIDGKLFTSYIYPNTIKKPVLYPIITPKGTKITRKFPLEPSVGERVDHPHHVGLWFNYGDVNGLDFWNNSDSIDASKREHYGTIVHKEIKSTTNGNDKAELAVVMDWEAPDGTVLLKENTTFVFSGEGDQYAIDRITTLTAENEDVSFNDNKEGMIGVRLTRAMEHPSDKPDVFTDANGISTGVAVLDNEGVNGHYLNAEGVEGEDCWGLRSNWMNLGSTIGDEKVSLAILDHKDNVGYPTYWHARGYGLFAANPLGQEVFSDGKESLNFKLAKGESVTFKYRVIVASADLNKEILDKKFTEFSAQ; encoded by the coding sequence ATGAGAAAAATGAATAAAGCAGGAGCTTTAGGATTAGGCCTTGCGGCTATTTTATTTAGTATGTCGTCTTGTGCTTCTAGTTCTAGTACAGAAGATTCAACGGCAACGGAAAAAGAACGAATTGAATTAGTGAGACAGGATGGAGAAAAGAAAGTGGACGTAATGATAGATGGTAAACTGTTTACCTCATATATATACCCAAACACTATAAAAAAACCAGTTTTATATCCAATAATCACACCAAAAGGGACTAAGATAACACGTAAATTCCCTTTAGAACCTTCGGTAGGTGAGCGTGTTGATCACCCGCATCATGTTGGTTTATGGTTTAACTATGGTGATGTTAACGGTTTAGATTTTTGGAACAATTCAGATTCTATTGACGCTTCTAAGAGAGAGCATTACGGAACCATTGTTCATAAAGAAATTAAATCAACAACTAACGGAAACGATAAAGCTGAATTAGCGGTAGTGATGGATTGGGAAGCTCCTGACGGAACAGTGCTACTTAAAGAGAATACCACTTTTGTATTTAGCGGAGAGGGAGACCAATATGCTATTGATAGAATTACCACTTTGACTGCGGAGAATGAAGATGTTAGTTTTAATGATAATAAAGAAGGCATGATAGGAGTTCGTTTGACACGTGCTATGGAGCATCCTTCTGATAAGCCAGACGTTTTTACAGATGCCAATGGTATTAGCACAGGAGTAGCGGTTTTAGATAACGAAGGAGTAAACGGACATTACCTTAATGCTGAAGGGGTAGAAGGAGAAGATTGTTGGGGTTTGAGGTCAAATTGGATGAACCTAGGCTCTACTATTGGAGACGAAAAGGTATCCTTGGCTATCTTAGATCATAAAGATAATGTAGGCTACCCTACTTATTGGCATGCTAGAGGTTATGGCTTATTCGCTGCTAATCCATTAGGTCAAGAAGTGTTTAGTGATGGCAAAGAAAGCCTGAACTTTAAGTTGGCAAAAGGAGAAAGCGTTACTTTCAAATATAGAGTTATAGTTGCCAGTGCTGATTTAAACAAAGAAATACTGGATAAGAAATTTACTGAGTTTTCTGCCCAATAA
- the lipA gene encoding lipoyl synthase, whose protein sequence is MIEAPEQSKRVKKPDWLRVKLPIGENYKKVREVVDKNKLNTICQSGNCPNMGECWGEGTATFMILGNVCTRSCTFCAVATGRPPEYDIAEPERVADAIKTMGVKHAVITSVNRDELKDKGAQVWYDTVIKTKELSPNTTIETLIPDTKGNWEALYKMISGGQEVVSHNMETVERLYRPVRPQAKYARSLEQIRRTKEYGKRTKTGMMLGLGEKKEEVLEAMEHLVENGCDILTLGQYLQPTKMHHEVIEFVHPDMFALYKEEGLKLGLKYVESGPLVRSSYHSERHVNV, encoded by the coding sequence ATGATAGAAGCTCCAGAACAATCTAAAAGGGTCAAAAAACCAGATTGGTTACGTGTTAAACTTCCAATTGGTGAAAATTATAAAAAGGTAAGAGAGGTCGTTGATAAGAATAAACTCAATACCATCTGTCAGTCGGGTAATTGTCCAAACATGGGCGAGTGCTGGGGTGAGGGTACTGCTACTTTTATGATTTTAGGTAATGTATGCACTAGAAGCTGTACTTTTTGTGCGGTGGCCACAGGAAGACCTCCAGAGTATGATATTGCAGAACCAGAAAGGGTAGCTGACGCCATTAAGACAATGGGTGTTAAACATGCTGTTATAACTTCGGTAAACAGAGATGAATTAAAAGATAAAGGAGCACAGGTCTGGTATGATACCGTAATTAAAACGAAAGAATTATCGCCTAATACTACCATCGAAACCTTAATTCCAGATACTAAAGGTAATTGGGAAGCTCTATATAAGATGATTTCGGGTGGGCAGGAAGTGGTTTCCCATAATATGGAAACAGTAGAGCGTCTTTACAGGCCGGTTAGACCTCAAGCTAAATATGCCAGAAGCTTAGAGCAAATCAGAAGAACCAAAGAATATGGTAAGCGTACTAAAACTGGTATGATGCTGGGTTTAGGAGAAAAGAAGGAGGAAGTGCTAGAAGCAATGGAGCATTTAGTTGAAAATGGCTGCGATATTTTGACCCTTGGTCAATATTTACAACCGACTAAAATGCACCATGAGGTTATTGAGTTTGTTCATCCAGATATGTTCGCTCTTTACAAAGAAGAGGGCTTAAAGCTAGGTTTGAAATATGTGGAATCAGGGCCTTTAGTTCGTTCTAGTTATCATTCTGAGCGACATGTTAACGTGTAA
- a CDS encoding Gfo/Idh/MocA family protein: protein MNNRRDFIKKATLATTGVVLGTSAMSAKSYANILGANDRVILGSIGVGGRGKGLLDSFSSMYNDGVTVKTICDVESKYLAERQDIAAKNQKGLKPGTETDMRKVFDDKEIDAVVIATPNHWHALSAIWACQAGKNVYVEKPSSHNVWEGRKMVEAARKYDRIVQVGFQNRSISNVMQAMAFLHDGGIGDVFMARGTCFKPRNSFGIVKDSNPPASLNYDMWLGPATYRPYNEKKGHYNWHWHWDTGNGDTGNQGPHQFDVARWGLNKKVHPVKVQSMGGIFGIKPDECSQETPNTQTSVFEYEDGKILEFETRGRFTNAESNEGIKIGNMFYGTEGWMEVNGGTWKAYRNDEKEAFAGSGMATGAAVGGDTSFRTAPDSNGHFGNFIDALKAGNNSGLNCEVEVGHMSTVLPLIANAAYRVGETLRFNGEFEEFINNEEADMMLTRKYRYPYIVPQNV from the coding sequence ATGAATAATAGAAGAGATTTTATAAAAAAAGCCACTTTGGCTACTACAGGAGTAGTTTTGGGAACATCGGCTATGTCTGCCAAGTCATATGCTAATATACTTGGGGCTAACGACAGAGTTATTTTGGGTTCCATTGGTGTTGGAGGAAGAGGTAAAGGCTTGCTAGATAGTTTTTCTAGCATGTATAATGATGGCGTTACAGTAAAGACTATTTGTGATGTTGAATCAAAATATTTGGCAGAAAGGCAAGATATAGCTGCTAAAAATCAGAAAGGTTTAAAGCCAGGTACTGAAACTGACATGCGTAAGGTATTTGATGATAAAGAAATTGATGCTGTGGTGATAGCTACGCCAAATCATTGGCACGCATTATCGGCTATTTGGGCCTGCCAGGCAGGAAAGAATGTTTATGTAGAAAAGCCAAGTTCTCATAATGTATGGGAAGGTAGAAAAATGGTAGAAGCTGCCAGAAAGTATGATAGAATAGTACAAGTAGGCTTTCAAAATAGGTCAATATCAAATGTAATGCAGGCGATGGCTTTCTTACATGACGGTGGCATTGGCGACGTGTTTATGGCAAGGGGTACTTGTTTCAAGCCACGTAATTCTTTCGGAATAGTTAAGGATAGTAATCCTCCTGCATCTCTAAATTATGATATGTGGCTAGGGCCAGCGACCTACCGTCCATATAATGAGAAAAAAGGTCATTACAACTGGCATTGGCACTGGGATACAGGAAACGGTGATACAGGTAACCAAGGACCTCATCAGTTTGATGTGGCTCGTTGGGGATTAAATAAGAAAGTGCATCCAGTAAAAGTGCAGTCTATGGGAGGAATCTTTGGTATCAAACCAGATGAGTGCTCGCAAGAAACACCAAACACCCAAACTTCTGTTTTTGAATATGAAGATGGTAAGATTTTGGAATTTGAGACTAGAGGAAGATTTACCAACGCCGAGTCAAACGAGGGAATCAAAATTGGTAATATGTTTTATGGAACTGAAGGCTGGATGGAAGTAAACGGCGGAACTTGGAAAGCATATAGAAACGACGAAAAAGAAGCATTTGCTGGTTCAGGAATGGCAACAGGAGCCGCAGTAGGAGGTGACACTTCTTTCAGAACTGCTCCAGATAGTAATGGCCATTTTGGTAACTTTATTGATGCCCTAAAAGCTGGGAACAATTCAGGCTTAAACTGTGAAGTAGAAGTTGGTCATATGTCTACAGTTCTTCCTTTGATAGCTAACGCAGCTTATAGAGTAGGAGAGACGTTAAGGTTTAATGGAGAGTTTGAAGAGTTTATCAACAATGAGGAAGCTGATATGATGCTGACACGTAAATACAGATACCCATATATTGTACCTCAAAACGTATAA
- a CDS encoding zinc ribbon domain-containing protein produces the protein MELTIADKLDSLLKLQEIDSKLDVLRKLRGDLPEEVKDLEDEVIGVEKRVGRFQSELDGINEEIRRHKLNKGDSEKLIVKYKDQQMNVRNNREFDAIAKELELQELEIQLSEKRVREGDFKLKSKQQEIDETTEKLSSKKEVLEQKKKELDKLVVESQEEEEKLLKQSAKQAKKVEARLLNAYTKIRSSAKNGLAVVSVDRGACGGCFNVVPPQRQADIMEKLKIIICEHCGRILADADIIKVHRKRK, from the coding sequence ATGGAATTAACGATTGCAGACAAATTAGATTCGCTTTTAAAGCTTCAGGAAATTGATTCGAAACTAGACGTATTAAGAAAACTTCGTGGAGACCTGCCAGAAGAGGTGAAAGATTTGGAAGATGAGGTTATAGGTGTAGAGAAAAGAGTTGGAAGATTTCAGTCGGAATTAGATGGAATCAATGAAGAAATAAGACGTCATAAATTAAATAAGGGTGACTCAGAAAAGCTGATAGTTAAGTATAAAGATCAGCAAATGAACGTTAGAAATAACCGTGAGTTTGACGCCATTGCTAAAGAATTAGAACTTCAGGAATTGGAAATTCAACTTTCTGAAAAGAGAGTTAGAGAAGGTGATTTCAAGCTTAAGTCTAAGCAGCAAGAGATTGACGAAACCACAGAAAAACTTAGTTCTAAAAAAGAAGTTTTAGAGCAAAAGAAAAAAGAGCTTGACAAATTAGTAGTTGAAAGTCAAGAAGAAGAAGAAAAACTTTTGAAACAAAGTGCAAAACAAGCTAAGAAAGTAGAAGCAAGACTTCTTAATGCCTACACTAAAATAAGAAGTAGTGCTAAAAATGGTCTAGCTGTAGTTTCTGTAGATAGAGGAGCTTGTGGTGGATGTTTCAACGTAGTACCTCCACAAAGACAAGCTGACATCATGGAGAAGCTTAAAATCATTATCTGTGAGCATTGCGGAAGAATATTAGCTGATGCTGATATCATTAAAGTACACAGAAAGAGAAAGTAA